The following proteins are encoded in a genomic region of Alteromonadaceae bacterium 2753L.S.0a.02:
- a CDS encoding biopolymer transport protein ExbB: MLAMMEALAAIKAFVASGGPILYWIAALAFAMWTLIFERLWFYKGSLGKIKAQTVQIWEARNERKSWNSRQIRKALISRAANKINQNLDLLGTMVTLCPLLGLLGTVTGMIEVFNVLAVTGGGDAKSMASGVSRATIPTMAGMVAALSGVFGTTLINRIAERENHLLEDHLTMDH; encoded by the coding sequence ATGCTGGCAATGATGGAAGCATTAGCAGCCATTAAAGCCTTTGTAGCTTCCGGTGGCCCCATACTTTACTGGATTGCTGCATTGGCATTCGCCATGTGGACTTTAATCTTCGAGCGTCTCTGGTTTTACAAAGGATCACTGGGCAAGATCAAAGCCCAGACCGTGCAAATTTGGGAAGCGCGCAATGAGCGCAAATCCTGGAATTCACGTCAGATTCGTAAAGCGCTAATTTCTCGCGCAGCAAACAAAATTAATCAAAACCTCGATCTGCTTGGAACCATGGTCACCCTCTGCCCACTGCTGGGCCTGCTGGGTACCGTAACCGGTATGATCGAAGTGTTTAACGTCTTAGCGGTAACCGGCGGCGGCGACGCCAAGTCAATGGCCTCTGGTGTTTCCCGTGCAACCATCCCAACCATGGCGGGTATGGTGGCAGCGCTTTCCGGCGTCTTTGGAACCACGTTAATTAATCGTATTGCTGAACGTGAAAATCATTTGCTCGAAGACCATCTAACGATGGATCACTAA
- a CDS encoding phosphotransferase system enzyme I (PtsP) — protein sequence MLNSLRSIVQEVNAASDLNSVLEIIVSRVKQAMKTEVCSIYLRDNQSQFVLMATEGLNKGALRRVKLPLNEGLVGHVAAREEPLNLDDAESHPRYQYFPETGEERFSSFLGVPIIHHRQILGVLVVQQREKRKFDEGEEAFLVTMSAQLAAVIAHAEATGVLRTMGKKAEVRFNGVPGAAGVAIGKCVVASPVADLNSVPCQKCKAIDTELEFFQKGLAAVRADVRQLASELENRLNKEERVLFDAYIGMLEDTSLGREVTAKISEGFAAPYAWSTVILEHVKTFSSMHDPYLRERASDVRDLGSRVLAYLQESSKKERVYPDNTILVGDDLTASVLAEVPEGKLVGIVSTRGSSNSHIAILARSIGIPTVMGAVDLPFTHLDGRDLIVDGYRGSVYSDPSEGLRAQYQAIVEEDVQLVAGLEALKDLPCETIDHHRVALWVNTGLMADAMISIERGAEGVGLYRTEIPFMLRDRFPSEEEQRQTYRDQLQAFAPHTVTMRTLDVGGDKSLPYFPIEEENPFLGWRGIRVTLDHPEIFLVQIRAMLKASEGLNNLRVMVPMVSNVAELEISQMLLYRAYDELLEEGYKIEMPPFGVMIEVPGAVYQARDFAARVDFMSVGSNDLTQYLLAVDRNNPRVADLYHSLHPSVLRALYNIVADSHSQGVPVSICGELAGDPAAALLLMAMGYDVLSMSATNLLKVKSVVRSVTLQQAETLLEEVMGLPDTESINRCIDSAFRQTGLTRIVRPLGDEK from the coding sequence ATGCTGAATTCCTTGCGCAGTATTGTTCAGGAGGTTAATGCCGCTTCAGATTTGAATTCAGTGTTGGAGATTATCGTCTCCCGCGTTAAGCAGGCCATGAAAACCGAGGTCTGCTCAATTTACCTACGCGATAATCAAAGTCAGTTTGTTTTAATGGCAACTGAAGGGTTGAACAAGGGGGCCCTGCGTCGCGTCAAGCTCCCCTTGAATGAAGGACTGGTCGGTCATGTCGCTGCGCGCGAAGAACCCTTAAACCTGGACGACGCAGAGTCTCATCCCCGCTACCAATATTTTCCGGAAACTGGCGAAGAACGCTTTTCATCATTCTTGGGGGTGCCCATTATTCACCACCGCCAGATTCTTGGGGTACTGGTGGTGCAGCAGCGCGAAAAACGCAAGTTCGATGAGGGTGAAGAAGCTTTTCTGGTCACTATGTCGGCGCAGTTGGCTGCAGTGATCGCGCATGCAGAAGCAACCGGCGTGTTGCGTACCATGGGCAAGAAAGCCGAGGTGCGATTTAACGGCGTACCGGGCGCTGCTGGTGTTGCGATTGGCAAATGCGTGGTTGCCTCTCCGGTGGCCGATCTCAATTCTGTGCCCTGTCAAAAATGTAAGGCCATCGACACAGAACTCGAATTTTTCCAGAAAGGTTTGGCGGCGGTGCGCGCTGACGTACGCCAGCTGGCGAGCGAATTGGAAAATCGCCTTAATAAAGAAGAGCGAGTATTGTTCGATGCTTACATCGGCATGTTAGAAGACACCTCGCTCGGGCGTGAAGTTACCGCGAAAATATCCGAAGGCTTCGCCGCTCCCTATGCCTGGAGCACCGTAATTCTTGAACATGTAAAGACTTTCTCCAGCATGCACGACCCCTATTTACGGGAACGGGCTTCTGATGTGCGCGACTTGGGTAGCCGGGTTTTGGCCTATTTGCAGGAGTCGTCCAAGAAAGAGCGGGTATACCCCGACAACACGATTCTTGTGGGTGATGATCTCACCGCATCGGTACTCGCAGAGGTGCCCGAAGGAAAGCTCGTTGGTATTGTGTCGACCCGGGGCTCCAGTAATTCTCACATTGCCATTTTGGCTCGTTCTATTGGTATTCCAACCGTTATGGGCGCGGTCGATCTGCCGTTTACCCACCTCGATGGTCGCGACCTGATTGTTGACGGTTATCGCGGCTCGGTATACAGCGACCCGAGTGAAGGCCTGCGGGCTCAGTATCAGGCGATTGTCGAAGAAGATGTGCAGTTGGTGGCCGGCCTCGAAGCGCTTAAAGATCTGCCCTGCGAAACAATCGATCACCATCGTGTGGCGCTGTGGGTGAATACCGGCTTGATGGCCGATGCCATGATCTCCATCGAGCGTGGCGCCGAAGGCGTTGGCCTGTACCGTACCGAAATCCCATTTATGCTGCGCGATCGTTTTCCCAGTGAGGAAGAGCAGCGTCAAACCTACCGGGATCAACTTCAGGCCTTTGCACCGCACACGGTGACTATGCGCACTTTGGATGTTGGTGGTGATAAGTCTCTGCCTTATTTTCCTATCGAAGAAGAGAACCCTTTTCTGGGTTGGCGTGGGATTCGGGTCACACTGGACCACCCGGAAATTTTCCTGGTGCAAATTCGCGCAATGCTGAAAGCCAGCGAAGGTCTCAATAACCTTCGTGTTATGGTGCCGATGGTGAGTAATGTCGCCGAGTTGGAAATCTCGCAAATGTTGCTGTATCGCGCCTACGATGAGTTGCTCGAAGAAGGTTACAAAATTGAGATGCCGCCGTTTGGGGTAATGATAGAAGTGCCCGGTGCTGTGTATCAGGCGCGAGATTTTGCCGCACGGGTCGATTTTATGTCTGTGGGCTCCAACGACTTGACGCAATACCTTCTGGCCGTTGACCGCAACAACCCGCGGGTTGCCGATCTCTATCATTCATTGCATCCGTCGGTATTGCGTGCGCTCTACAATATTGTTGCCGATTCTCACAGTCAGGGCGTTCCGGTCAGTATTTGCGGAGAGCTTGCGGGCGACCCGGCTGCGGCACTGCTGCTGATGGCGATGGGCTACGATGTGCTCTCGATGAGCGCCACTAATCTGCTGAAGGTGAAATCGGTGGTTCGCAGTGTGACTTTGCAACAGGCTGAAACCTTGCTCGAAGAAGTGATGGGACTTCCCGATACCGAATCGATCAATCGCTGTATCGATTCCGCATTCCGGCAAACCGGGCTTACGCGTATTGTGCGCCCGTTGGGCGACGAAAAATAA
- a CDS encoding biopolymer transport protein ExbB, with product MKLTIKKTLMAFAAAGALALSGGVSAQADKAASLEELLQMVKNSQIAETKEHKQREAQFRKQRNNQANLLKESEATKRAEEDRSVRLEQKHKEQEVLVQAKRQQLDDRLGSLKELFGHLTSTAGDLRTALDTSIVSAQIEGRTEFIAELIEKMNSETKLPSIEEIERLWYELQRETVEAGKVVKFTAEVSDPAGNKAQREVVRIGNYNLVSDGKYLSFDVGSGSLNELPRQPADHLKGAAALQTATSGFTKVGVDPTGPAGGTLLSALINSPSIKERWHQGKLVGYIISGVGAFALLLALFRFIVLSGMSAKVSRQLKNTSSPSENNPLGRVLKVATDNPNVDTETLELKLEEAVLKELPKIESGLNVLKIISMVAPLLGLLGTVTGMIVTFQAITIYGAGDPKAMAGGISGALVTTVLGLVVAIPTVLLHTFLNGKAKRIAHVLEEESAGLIAEKSESK from the coding sequence ATGAAATTGACTATTAAAAAAACATTGATGGCATTTGCCGCCGCTGGCGCACTGGCGCTGTCTGGTGGTGTTTCCGCCCAGGCTGATAAGGCTGCTAGCCTCGAAGAATTGTTGCAAATGGTAAAAAACAGCCAGATTGCGGAAACCAAAGAGCACAAACAACGCGAAGCGCAATTCCGCAAGCAACGCAATAATCAGGCGAACCTGTTAAAAGAATCTGAAGCCACCAAGCGTGCCGAAGAAGATCGCTCTGTGCGCCTTGAGCAGAAGCATAAGGAGCAGGAAGTACTGGTACAGGCAAAACGCCAACAACTCGACGACCGTCTGGGTTCCTTGAAGGAATTGTTCGGTCACTTAACATCAACCGCTGGTGATCTTCGTACCGCTCTCGACACTTCAATTGTGAGTGCGCAAATAGAAGGTCGTACCGAGTTTATTGCTGAACTCATCGAAAAAATGAACAGCGAAACCAAATTGCCCTCGATTGAAGAAATCGAGCGCCTTTGGTACGAGTTGCAGCGTGAAACTGTGGAAGCCGGTAAAGTTGTTAAATTTACCGCTGAAGTTTCTGACCCCGCAGGTAATAAAGCACAGCGCGAAGTGGTGCGTATTGGTAACTACAACTTGGTTTCTGATGGTAAGTACTTAAGTTTCGACGTGGGCAGTGGCTCTCTTAACGAACTGCCTCGCCAGCCTGCTGATCACCTCAAAGGTGCGGCGGCATTGCAAACAGCAACATCTGGTTTCACCAAAGTCGGTGTCGACCCTACTGGCCCTGCTGGCGGTACCTTGCTTTCCGCATTGATTAACAGCCCCTCTATCAAAGAACGCTGGCACCAAGGTAAATTGGTGGGTTACATCATTAGTGGTGTAGGTGCTTTTGCTCTGTTACTCGCGCTTTTCCGCTTTATCGTTCTCAGTGGCATGAGTGCCAAGGTGAGCCGTCAGCTGAAAAACACCAGCTCTCCAAGCGAAAACAACCCACTGGGTCGTGTGCTCAAAGTAGCTACCGACAACCCCAATGTGGACACCGAAACTCTGGAACTCAAGCTGGAAGAAGCGGTTCTAAAAGAATTGCCCAAGATCGAATCTGGCCTCAACGTGCTCAAGATCATTTCTATGGTTGCACCTCTGCTGGGTCTGCTCGGTACCGTAACCGGTATGATCGTTACCTTCCAGGCCATCACCATCTACGGTGCGGGTGATCCTAAGGCTATGGCCGGCGGTATTTCCGGTGCTTTGGTTACTACGGTACTGGGTCTGGTTGTGGCGATTCCTACGGTTCTGCTGCATACCTTCCTTAACGGTAAAGCCAAGCGAATTGCGCATGTACTTGAAGAAGAGAGTGCCGGCCTGATCGCTGAAAAATCAGAGAGCAAGTAA
- a CDS encoding thymidylate synthase: MKQYLDLMRHVRDNGVRKEDRTGTGTLSVFGYQMRFDLRQGFPLVTTKKCHLKSIIHELLWFLKGETNISYLNNNGVKIWDDWATETGELGPVYGAQWRSWPAGDNNSIDQISQLIAQIKTKPDSRRLIISAWNPALLPDENISPQENVRSGKMALPPCHTLFQFYVLEGRLSCQLYQRSADIFLGVPFNIASYALLTMMIAQVTGLQPGDFVHTFGDAHLYLNHLEQVETQLQREPFPLPTMAINTAVNDIFMFKYEDFELQHYQAHPHIAAPISV; the protein is encoded by the coding sequence GTGAAGCAATATCTCGACTTAATGCGACACGTTCGCGATAACGGTGTACGAAAAGAAGACAGAACCGGTACTGGTACCCTTAGTGTTTTCGGTTATCAGATGCGGTTTGATTTAAGGCAAGGCTTTCCTTTGGTGACTACGAAAAAATGCCACCTTAAATCGATTATTCACGAACTGTTGTGGTTTCTAAAAGGCGAGACCAACATTTCGTACTTGAATAATAATGGCGTAAAAATTTGGGATGATTGGGCAACAGAAACTGGTGAGTTAGGTCCGGTGTACGGTGCGCAGTGGCGCTCATGGCCGGCCGGTGATAATAATTCCATCGATCAAATCAGTCAGCTGATCGCGCAGATAAAAACCAAACCCGATTCGCGGCGGTTGATTATCTCAGCCTGGAATCCGGCGTTGCTTCCCGATGAAAATATCTCGCCGCAAGAGAATGTGCGTTCAGGTAAAATGGCGTTGCCGCCGTGCCATACGCTATTCCAGTTTTATGTTTTGGAGGGTAGGTTGTCCTGCCAGTTGTACCAGCGCAGCGCCGATATATTTTTAGGTGTACCTTTCAATATTGCTTCTTATGCGCTCTTAACGATGATGATTGCGCAGGTGACTGGGCTGCAGCCGGGCGATTTTGTTCATACATTCGGCGATGCTCATTTATATCTGAATCATCTCGAGCAGGTGGAAACACAGTTGCAACGTGAACCGTTTCCGCTGCCGACTATGGCAATAAACACCGCAGTTAACGATATCTTCATGTTTAAATACGAAGATTTCGAACTACAACATTATCAGGCGCACCCGCATATAGCCGCGCCCATATCAGTGTGA
- a CDS encoding tetratricopeptide repeat protein: protein MKSKHSKKIGALGRSVLLAAAATFVAPAVIDRAASVLGADIQAMPSAFAQGSKKEKRALPGISESFFKKLGKVAELASPPEKNGVQPPGDFKGALQEIKKVEKQCDKCNKYEWAQVYNYYGWIYYSLEDMNNAIKYYKKVIEQSPQIPWGLELQVTYTLVQLMFAQERYAEALKNLDDWMKISDTVGADAYYLKSQICYQMEDKKCALDNINLAVKMVEDKDQIAKEPWYSLQKALYFEKEDYKSALPIVEKMVRHYPKKSYWQQLAGVNGMLEREKNQYYVLDAAYTMGALEKEQQLLNLAYLSMANDYPYKAAVIIEKGMKQNVIDESAKNLETLASAWRLAKETQKAIPVMDRAASKSDSGDLYGQLMAMYLYIDKNKEAVSAGKKAISKGNLRRAGEIHLNLGIAYLELHNYNDAIKSFKKAKEDKNVKRTADNWLQHAMREQYRAEQLAANK, encoded by the coding sequence ATGAAAAGTAAACATTCAAAAAAGATCGGCGCGTTAGGTCGCTCTGTATTGCTTGCCGCTGCCGCAACGTTTGTTGCGCCTGCTGTAATCGATAGAGCCGCCAGTGTACTCGGTGCCGATATTCAAGCGATGCCCAGCGCTTTTGCGCAGGGCTCTAAAAAAGAAAAACGCGCATTGCCGGGTATTAGCGAATCCTTTTTCAAAAAATTAGGTAAGGTGGCCGAGTTGGCTTCGCCGCCGGAAAAAAACGGCGTTCAGCCACCCGGTGATTTCAAAGGCGCACTTCAGGAAATCAAGAAAGTTGAAAAACAGTGCGACAAATGTAACAAGTACGAGTGGGCACAGGTTTACAACTATTACGGTTGGATTTACTACTCACTTGAGGACATGAACAACGCCATCAAGTATTACAAAAAAGTTATCGAACAATCACCTCAGATTCCGTGGGGTTTGGAATTACAGGTAACTTATACCCTGGTGCAGTTGATGTTCGCTCAGGAACGTTATGCCGAGGCGCTAAAAAATCTCGACGACTGGATGAAAATATCGGATACCGTTGGAGCCGACGCTTACTATCTGAAGTCTCAGATCTGTTACCAGATGGAAGATAAAAAGTGCGCGCTGGACAATATCAACCTCGCTGTGAAAATGGTGGAAGATAAGGACCAGATCGCAAAAGAGCCTTGGTATTCGCTACAGAAAGCCCTGTACTTCGAAAAAGAAGATTACAAGTCTGCCCTGCCAATCGTAGAGAAAATGGTTCGCCACTACCCAAAAAAGAGTTATTGGCAACAGTTGGCGGGTGTCAACGGAATGCTCGAGCGCGAGAAAAATCAGTATTACGTGCTTGATGCCGCCTATACCATGGGAGCGCTGGAAAAAGAGCAACAGCTTCTTAACCTCGCTTACCTGAGTATGGCGAACGACTACCCCTACAAGGCCGCCGTTATAATCGAAAAGGGTATGAAGCAAAACGTAATTGACGAATCTGCCAAGAACCTGGAAACCCTCGCTTCTGCCTGGCGTCTGGCGAAAGAGACTCAGAAAGCCATTCCAGTTATGGATCGTGCAGCTTCTAAGTCGGATAGCGGAGATCTTTACGGCCAGCTGATGGCAATGTATTTGTACATCGACAAAAACAAAGAAGCTGTGTCAGCTGGCAAAAAGGCGATTAGCAAAGGTAACCTGCGCCGTGCCGGTGAAATTCATTTGAATTTGGGTATTGCCTACCTGGAACTGCATAACTACAACGACGCAATTAAATCGTTCAAGAAAGCCAAGGAAGATAAAAATGTGAAGCGCACGGCAGATAACTGGTTACAACATGCTATGCGTGAGCAATATCGGGCGGAACAGTTGGCTGCGAACAAGTAA
- a CDS encoding dihydrofolate reductase, giving the protein MCSALAEPAIAIVVAVAENGVIGNNNTLPWRLPKDLAYFKKITMGHPVVMGRKTYESIGKPLPGRINIVVTRNADWQAQGVTVCGSLKQALDEGAKVARKNNVAQIMVIGGAEFYAQVLPIATRLYLTEVHAEIDGDTYFPSFDRSHWQAKESIRYEADAGNPYAYSFVLLERRKEVLD; this is encoded by the coding sequence GTGTGTAGTGCTTTAGCTGAGCCTGCCATTGCAATTGTGGTGGCCGTTGCAGAAAACGGTGTTATTGGAAACAACAATACGTTGCCCTGGCGATTGCCAAAAGATTTGGCTTATTTCAAAAAAATCACCATGGGACACCCGGTGGTGATGGGGCGTAAAACGTACGAGTCCATTGGTAAGCCTTTGCCGGGGCGAATCAATATCGTGGTTACTCGAAATGCCGACTGGCAAGCGCAAGGTGTTACTGTTTGTGGCTCTTTAAAACAAGCCCTGGATGAAGGGGCAAAGGTCGCAAGAAAAAATAACGTTGCGCAAATTATGGTTATTGGTGGTGCTGAGTTTTACGCGCAAGTGTTACCAATAGCAACTCGTCTCTATCTTACTGAAGTTCATGCCGAGATAGATGGCGATACTTATTTTCCGAGCTTCGATAGGAGCCACTGGCAAGCAAAGGAATCTATTCGCTATGAGGCGGATGCAGGAAATCCCTATGCTTATTCCTTTGTTTTATTGGAGCGGCGAAAAGAAGTGCTAGACTGA
- a CDS encoding dihydroxy-acid dehydratase, with protein MPEYRSRTTTAGRNMAGARALWRATGMKDDDFQKPIIAVVNSFTQFVPGHVHLKDLGQLVAREIEKAGAVAKEFNTIAVDDGIAMGHDGMLYSLPSRDIIADSVEYMVNAHCADAMVCISNCDKITPGMLMAAMRLNIPAIFVSGGPMEAGKTKLADHGLDLVDAMVIAADDSADDNMVAEYERSACPTCGSCSGMFTANSMNCLTEALGLSLPGNGTTLATHADRKRLFEQAGEQIVAITRAYYENDDASVLPRSIGSKKAFENAISLDIAMGGSTNTILHLLAIAQEAEVDFNLKDIDRRSREVPQLCKVAPNTQKYHIEDVHRAGGIFAILGELDRAKLLHTDVPTVHSKTLAEAINAWDIQLTNDEAVNTFYTAGPAGIPTQEAFSQETRWPTLDGDRANGCIRDLEHAFSKEGGLAVLYGNIAEDGCVVKTAGVDDSILVFEGPAHITESQDEAVANILAGKVKAGDVVIVRYEGPKGGPGMQEMLYPTSYLKSKGLGKSCALLTDGRFSGGTSGLSIGHVSPEAAAGGAIGLVQNGDLIRIDIPNRSIDVMLSAEEFAKRRTVQNQTGWKPAETRPRRVSAALKAYAKLATSADKGAVRDLSQLDD; from the coding sequence ATGCCAGAGTACCGTTCCCGCACCACCACAGCCGGCCGCAATATGGCAGGCGCACGCGCCCTGTGGCGCGCCACGGGCATGAAAGATGACGACTTTCAGAAGCCCATTATCGCGGTGGTTAACTCCTTCACGCAGTTTGTTCCCGGCCATGTACACCTTAAAGATCTCGGCCAGTTAGTCGCCCGTGAAATCGAAAAAGCCGGAGCTGTCGCCAAGGAATTCAACACCATTGCGGTAGACGATGGTATTGCCATGGGTCACGACGGCATGCTCTACAGTCTGCCCAGTCGCGACATTATCGCCGATTCTGTCGAATACATGGTTAATGCACATTGCGCTGACGCCATGGTGTGCATCTCCAATTGCGACAAAATTACCCCCGGGATGCTGATGGCGGCGATGCGTCTTAATATTCCCGCAATTTTCGTATCAGGTGGCCCGATGGAAGCGGGCAAAACCAAGCTCGCAGACCATGGTCTCGATCTCGTCGACGCCATGGTAATCGCTGCCGATGACAGCGCTGACGACAACATGGTTGCGGAATACGAGCGCAGCGCCTGCCCTACCTGCGGCTCCTGCTCAGGCATGTTCACGGCAAACTCCATGAATTGTTTAACCGAAGCTCTCGGCTTGAGCTTACCCGGTAATGGCACAACCCTCGCCACCCATGCAGACCGCAAGCGACTCTTCGAGCAAGCCGGTGAACAGATAGTCGCGATTACTCGCGCCTATTATGAGAACGACGACGCCTCCGTATTACCCCGTTCTATCGGCAGTAAAAAAGCGTTTGAGAACGCGATCTCCCTGGATATCGCCATGGGCGGTTCCACCAACACCATTCTGCACCTGCTGGCGATTGCCCAGGAAGCCGAAGTGGATTTCAATCTCAAAGATATTGACCGACGCAGCCGCGAAGTACCCCAACTCTGTAAAGTGGCACCGAATACCCAAAAATACCATATTGAAGACGTACACCGTGCCGGCGGCATTTTCGCAATATTGGGTGAACTCGATCGCGCCAAGCTATTGCATACAGACGTACCCACGGTGCACAGTAAAACGCTCGCTGAAGCGATAAACGCGTGGGATATTCAACTCACCAACGATGAAGCCGTGAACACGTTTTACACCGCAGGCCCCGCCGGTATTCCTACCCAGGAGGCCTTCAGCCAGGAGACCCGCTGGCCCACATTGGATGGCGATCGCGCCAACGGTTGTATTCGCGATTTGGAGCACGCTTTCAGTAAAGAAGGTGGCCTCGCGGTGCTCTATGGCAATATCGCCGAAGACGGCTGTGTGGTAAAAACCGCCGGTGTCGACGATTCCATTCTGGTATTTGAAGGCCCGGCACACATCACCGAATCTCAAGATGAAGCCGTTGCAAACATTCTTGCTGGCAAGGTAAAAGCCGGTGATGTGGTGATAGTGCGCTACGAAGGCCCCAAAGGTGGCCCCGGCATGCAGGAGATGCTTTACCCTACGTCTTACCTGAAGTCCAAAGGACTCGGTAAATCCTGTGCTTTATTAACTGACGGCCGCTTCTCCGGTGGTACCTCAGGCCTGTCGATCGGCCACGTTTCTCCAGAAGCCGCTGCTGGCGGTGCGATCGGCCTGGTGCAAAATGGCGACCTGATTCGTATCGATATCCCCAACCGCAGCATCGACGTTATGCTCAGCGCGGAGGAATTCGCCAAGCGGCGCACAGTGCAAAACCAAACTGGCTGGAAACCTGCGGAAACTCGCCCGCGTCGGGTGTCTGCAGCGCTCAAAGCCTATGCCAAGCTGGCCACCAGTGCCGACAAAGGTGCTGTGAGGGATTTGAGTCAGTTGGATGATTGA
- a CDS encoding biopolymer transport protein ExbD: MSRKTKAEEETGAIDLTPMLDVVFIMLIFFIVTASFIKEPGIQVNRPDATTANLKKNANILVAINDENEIWINKNEVDIRQVKTQIQLLLAENPKGAVVIQADSDSNIKTLTDVAQKAREAGVADVSVSAENK; the protein is encoded by the coding sequence ATGAGCAGGAAAACCAAAGCAGAAGAAGAAACAGGGGCGATTGACTTAACCCCTATGCTCGACGTGGTATTTATCATGTTGATCTTCTTCATCGTGACTGCATCGTTCATTAAAGAGCCTGGTATTCAAGTAAATCGCCCCGATGCCACAACCGCCAATCTTAAGAAAAATGCCAATATTTTGGTGGCTATTAACGACGAAAATGAAATCTGGATTAACAAAAACGAAGTAGACATTCGTCAGGTGAAAACCCAAATTCAATTGTTGTTAGCGGAAAATCCCAAGGGTGCGGTTGTTATTCAGGCGGATAGCGATTCAAACATCAAGACACTGACAGATGTTGCCCAGAAAGCCCGCGAAGCGGGTGTGGCAGACGTGTCTGTCTCCGCAGAGAACAAGTAG
- a CDS encoding phosphatidylglycerol:prolipoprotein diacylglycerol transferase translates to MLKYPEIDPVAISFGTIHLFGKTINLPDVHWYGLMYLFGFMGCWALGLYRSGKPHNVVHKAWLEDMVFYVAMGVVLGGRCGYVFFYNFSAFLEDPLWLFRLWEGGMSFHGGLLGVIIAMLLYARKMHVSFLDLMDFVAPLVPIGLGLGRIGNFIGQELWGRVTTLPIGMVFPKDPEVARHPSQLYQATLEGLVLFCVLFWYSSKPRPRSSVGALFLIVYGFFRFVVEFVREPDAHIGFDMFGWLTRGQLLSLPMILIGATIFFYAYRHPSYAQKSPEPQSKQKKKG, encoded by the coding sequence ATGCTCAAATACCCTGAAATCGACCCGGTCGCAATTTCTTTCGGCACCATCCATCTGTTTGGTAAAACCATAAATTTGCCCGATGTGCACTGGTACGGTTTGATGTACCTGTTCGGGTTTATGGGGTGTTGGGCATTAGGCTTGTATCGCTCAGGTAAACCGCACAACGTGGTGCACAAAGCCTGGCTCGAAGACATGGTGTTTTATGTGGCCATGGGGGTCGTTCTCGGTGGCCGATGTGGTTATGTGTTCTTTTACAATTTCAGCGCGTTTCTCGAAGATCCCTTATGGTTATTCCGACTGTGGGAAGGCGGGATGTCGTTCCACGGTGGTTTGCTGGGAGTGATTATCGCCATGCTCCTGTACGCTCGCAAAATGCATGTGAGTTTTCTCGACCTGATGGATTTTGTCGCGCCACTTGTACCTATTGGTTTGGGGTTGGGCCGGATTGGCAATTTTATCGGTCAGGAACTCTGGGGGCGGGTCACTACTCTGCCGATCGGAATGGTTTTCCCAAAAGACCCGGAAGTAGCACGACACCCGTCGCAGCTTTATCAGGCGACTCTCGAAGGTTTGGTGTTGTTTTGTGTGCTGTTCTGGTATTCGTCCAAGCCACGGCCGCGTTCTTCTGTTGGTGCTTTGTTCCTTATTGTGTACGGCTTTTTCCGCTTTGTTGTGGAATTCGTGCGTGAGCCCGATGCTCATATTGGTTTCGACATGTTTGGTTGGTTAACGCGTGGTCAATTACTTAGCCTCCCTATGATTCTGATCGGCGCTACAATTTTCTTCTATGCTTACCGGCATCCTAGCTATGCTCAGAAATCGCCGGAACCGCAATCCAAACAGAAGAAAAAAGGCTAG
- a CDS encoding protein TonB produces the protein MSIVRVLSSLAPAALVTLGLLLLMHFLILRNMTEPEEAKEFKIPEIVMPEREITTEYDTRRPDKPEEPDEPPPELPEPEFESPDVEANISFAPQIDTGVQIAGIGGFSSDGDYLPIVKVAPKYPARAANRGLEGYCTVEYTVTKTGETRDVTVVDCPQSVFASASVKAAEKFKYKPKVIDGEPIEVPGVRNRFTFQMAKEDK, from the coding sequence ATGAGCATAGTTAGAGTACTTTCATCCCTGGCTCCGGCGGCGCTTGTCACTCTCGGCTTATTACTTTTAATGCACTTCCTTATTCTACGCAACATGACAGAACCGGAAGAGGCGAAGGAATTTAAGATTCCCGAAATTGTAATGCCAGAGCGGGAGATTACCACCGAGTACGATACCCGTAGACCTGATAAACCCGAAGAACCAGACGAACCACCACCCGAATTACCCGAGCCTGAATTTGAAAGCCCCGATGTGGAAGCCAACATCTCGTTTGCACCGCAAATCGATACGGGTGTTCAAATTGCCGGGATCGGAGGCTTCTCCAGCGATGGTGATTATTTGCCTATCGTTAAAGTGGCTCCCAAATATCCGGCACGTGCTGCAAACCGTGGTTTGGAAGGTTATTGCACGGTTGAATATACGGTTACCAAAACCGGTGAAACACGTGATGTAACAGTAGTGGATTGCCCGCAGAGCGTATTTGCCAGTGCTTCGGTGAAAGCTGCCGAGAAGTTCAAATACAAGCCGAAGGTTATTGACGGTGAACCAATCGAGGTTCCGGGTGTTCGCAACCGTTTCACCTTCCAGATGGCTAAAGAAGACAAGTAA